A genome region from Nitrosopumilus oxyclinae includes the following:
- a CDS encoding universal stress protein: MKNILVPFDGSGYSQKAFDTALEIAEKFESKLTVMTVLQSKLSDSAGISLERLQEIQDEEENTATIMLKKLEEQANAKNVPFSIAIIHNPSSSDGIVSFAGKNNIDFIVMGSHGRTGFRKIVLGSVANGVLGHAKCPVLITKGTE; the protein is encoded by the coding sequence TTGAAAAATATTTTAGTTCCTTTTGATGGTTCAGGATACTCTCAAAAGGCATTTGACACAGCATTGGAGATAGCAGAAAAATTTGAATCAAAACTCACAGTCATGACCGTATTACAATCGAAATTATCTGATTCTGCTGGAATTTCTCTTGAAAGATTACAAGAAATCCAAGACGAAGAAGAGAATACTGCAACAATTATGCTAAAGAAGCTAGAAGAGCAAGCAAATGCCAAAAATGTACCATTCTCAATAGCAATAATCCACAACCCTTCATCTTCAGATGGAATAGTATCTTTTGCCGGTAAAAACAATATCGACTTTATTGTAATGGGGTCTCATGGAAGAACTGGTTTTAGAAAAATTGTGTTAGGAAGTGTTGCAAATGGAGTACTCGGACATGCCAAATGCCCCGTTCTAATTACAAAAGGAACTGAATAA
- a CDS encoding Sjogren's syndrome/scleroderma autoantigen 1 family protein: MTEELTKKAAEMLLQGATLLSEPCPYCAGVRVMKAGLALCISCGRQPEKKEIIIENPVNETTSIEKTFEKKLEILSKELEQEKDHEKQQNILKTINSLLETIEKLKGK; this comes from the coding sequence GTGACAGAAGAACTTACAAAAAAAGCTGCTGAAATGCTTCTTCAAGGAGCAACATTACTTAGCGAACCTTGTCCATACTGTGCAGGCGTCAGAGTGATGAAAGCAGGTCTGGCATTGTGTATTAGTTGTGGCAGACAGCCAGAAAAAAAAGAGATAATCATTGAAAATCCAGTTAATGAGACAACAAGCATAGAAAAAACATTCGAGAAAAAATTAGAGATACTTTCTAAGGAACTTGAACAAGAAAAAGATCATGAAAAACAACAAAATATCTTAAAAACGATCAATTCACTGCTAGAAACAATTGAGAAGTTGAAAGGGAAATAA
- a CDS encoding ABC transporter substrate-binding protein — MKKMLVIILAFSVTSILYDESFAEKNTFFDSVKFIQYLDENTALEEVRNGNLDIYYFTISPDRLESDQGRKGLQVFDSTGGSYSILVNPAESQKFNPFSNKDTRFALNYLVDRKLIVNELMGGYGSPIISYYSPSDPEYLTVIEQLETYNFRYNPSLANEIISKNLNEKGASKIDGKWQIDGSPIEITIFIRSDDPVRKSIGEILSVELESVGFEVKKEFGDLNKAFVVVYGSNPSDVKWNLYTEGWGRSAFVKYDSVGLGQMYSPWFSNMPGFNDPSYWNYENEKLDSLTQKIYTGDFETSKQRTELIQDAVVEGINESVRIFLASKVDQYVVNEKTSGIVNDFGAGVPSRFTPINAKNSNDELVIGVKQIYQGAWNPVMGFGDTYSRHIWGIISDPATFKHPFTGETFPIRATWEVESEGSNNKINIPQEAIMWNPIIKKWEKVEANAQSTSKVTYDFKFSSWHNGKKMDMNDILHSLYFTVEWGTQTDENDKTFDTEFTPRAAQSIQTIKGINLVDDDTIEVYVDYWHFDEGEIAEWAALWNTIPWEITAAMEKAVTDGKVSFSRSGATSKNVNWLSLIIPNDANTIKGYLEEFKESNHIPLPFSENNESSEYYQSRYDSSIDWINNKQHAVISNGPFYLESYSPESRTIKVTAFDNDSYPFKKGKWSTFEKAEFPIIEKVEIKKLIQKGDEISISVKTKNSNSILYFLTNSNGENISSNTYFVTEDNTNIKISSDESNQLDTGANNIKIFAISNSVLKPDFYESSFIVTNNKNDLPIVNTDEIEFTESKSEYWFWAIPIIVIITVSIYFKKRN; from the coding sequence ATGAAAAAAATGCTAGTTATCATACTAGCTTTTTCAGTTACATCAATTCTATATGATGAATCATTTGCAGAAAAAAATACATTTTTTGATTCAGTAAAATTTATTCAATATTTAGATGAAAATACAGCACTAGAAGAAGTAAGGAATGGGAATCTGGACATTTACTATTTCACGATATCACCAGACAGACTAGAAAGTGACCAAGGTAGGAAGGGATTACAAGTATTTGATTCTACAGGAGGATCATATAGTATTTTGGTAAATCCTGCGGAATCTCAAAAGTTCAATCCTTTTTCAAATAAAGATACTAGATTTGCTTTGAATTACCTAGTAGACAGAAAACTAATTGTAAACGAATTGATGGGAGGTTATGGTTCACCAATTATTTCATACTATAGTCCATCAGACCCAGAATACCTCACAGTGATTGAGCAACTAGAGACGTATAATTTCAGATACAATCCATCACTTGCAAATGAAATCATCTCAAAAAATCTAAATGAAAAAGGAGCAAGTAAAATAGACGGTAAATGGCAAATCGACGGAAGTCCAATTGAGATTACAATTTTTATCAGAAGTGATGATCCAGTAAGAAAATCAATAGGGGAAATATTATCAGTTGAATTAGAAAGTGTGGGATTTGAAGTTAAGAAAGAATTTGGAGATTTGAATAAAGCATTCGTAGTAGTATATGGTTCAAATCCTTCAGATGTGAAATGGAATTTGTATACAGAAGGATGGGGACGTTCAGCATTTGTAAAATATGATTCAGTAGGATTAGGACAAATGTATTCTCCTTGGTTTTCAAATATGCCAGGGTTTAATGATCCTTCATATTGGAATTATGAAAATGAGAAATTAGATTCACTAACTCAAAAAATTTACACAGGAGATTTTGAAACCTCAAAGCAAAGAACAGAATTAATTCAAGATGCAGTAGTTGAAGGAATTAATGAATCAGTACGAATTTTTTTAGCAAGTAAAGTAGACCAATACGTTGTAAATGAAAAAACCAGCGGGATTGTAAATGATTTCGGAGCTGGAGTTCCAAGTAGGTTTACACCAATTAATGCAAAGAATAGTAATGATGAACTAGTAATAGGAGTCAAACAAATCTATCAAGGAGCATGGAACCCAGTGATGGGATTCGGAGATACCTATAGTAGACACATTTGGGGAATTATTTCAGATCCTGCAACATTCAAACACCCTTTCACTGGAGAAACATTTCCCATAAGAGCAACATGGGAAGTTGAAAGTGAAGGATCAAATAATAAAATCAACATTCCTCAAGAGGCAATAATGTGGAATCCAATTATCAAAAAATGGGAGAAAGTAGAAGCAAATGCACAGTCAACAAGTAAGGTAACATATGATTTTAAATTCAGCAGTTGGCACAATGGTAAAAAAATGGATATGAACGATATCTTGCATTCATTGTATTTTACAGTAGAGTGGGGAACTCAAACAGATGAAAATGATAAAACATTTGATACCGAATTCACACCAAGAGCTGCACAAAGTATTCAGACAATAAAAGGAATCAATCTAGTAGATGATGACACCATCGAGGTGTATGTTGATTATTGGCACTTTGATGAAGGAGAGATTGCAGAGTGGGCAGCATTATGGAATACAATTCCTTGGGAAATTACTGCTGCGATGGAGAAAGCAGTAACGGATGGCAAAGTGTCATTTTCTAGATCAGGTGCTACAAGTAAAAATGTAAACTGGCTATCATTAATCATCCCAAATGATGCAAATACGATAAAAGGGTATTTGGAAGAATTCAAAGAATCAAACCACATTCCACTGCCATTTAGCGAAAACAATGAAAGTTCAGAATACTATCAATCAAGATATGATTCATCAATAGACTGGATTAATAACAAACAGCATGCAGTAATAAGTAATGGGCCATTTTATTTAGAATCATATTCTCCCGAATCAAGAACCATCAAAGTAACTGCGTTTGATAATGATTCATATCCATTCAAAAAGGGTAAATGGTCAACATTTGAAAAAGCAGAGTTCCCTATAATTGAAAAAGTAGAAATTAAAAAATTAATACAGAAAGGGGATGAAATAAGTATAAGTGTAAAAACAAAAAATTCAAATTCAATTTTATATTTTTTAACAAATAGTAATGGAGAAAATATCAGTTCAAACACATATTTCGTTACTGAGGATAATACCAACATCAAAATATCTTCAGATGAATCTAATCAACTAGATACAGGAGCAAATAATATCAAGATATTTGCAATATCAAACTCAGTTTTAAAGCCAGATTTTTACGAATCTAGTTTTATTGTAACCAATAATAAAAATGATTTACCGATAGTAAATACAGATGAGATTGAATTTACTGAAAGTAAATCAGAGTATTGGTTCTGGGCAATACCAATCATAGTAATTATTACAGTATCAATATATTTTAAAAAGAGAAATTAA
- a CDS encoding preprotein translocase subunit Sec61beta, with product MADKKSAPLPASSGGLMRFFEDETKGFKLDPKIVVSIPISLIAVSWIIDLFFAP from the coding sequence ATGGCAGATAAGAAATCAGCACCACTCCCAGCATCAAGTGGAGGTCTCATGAGATTCTTTGAAGATGAGACAAAGGGATTCAAATTAGATCCAAAAATCGTAGTATCAATTCCCATCAGTTTAATTGCCGTTTCATGGATAATTGATTTATTTTTCGCTCCGTGA
- the yciH gene encoding stress response translation initiation inhibitor YciH, which yields MAVICNTCGLPEDLCACGELAKDSTKIIIRLETRRFKKKGTMIEGLDPKINNLETVAKDLKNKYACGGTAKEGYIFLQGDHRDTIKDTLIHLGFAEDTIELH from the coding sequence ATGGCAGTAATTTGTAATACTTGTGGTCTACCCGAAGATTTGTGCGCATGTGGTGAACTTGCCAAAGATAGTACTAAAATCATTATCAGATTAGAAACTAGGCGTTTTAAGAAAAAGGGTACTATGATTGAAGGATTGGATCCTAAAATAAATAATCTGGAAACTGTAGCAAAAGATCTCAAAAATAAATATGCCTGTGGAGGAACTGCAAAAGAAGGCTACATATTTTTACAAGGAGATCATCGTGATACAATCAAAGATACTTTGATTCATTTAGGATTTGCAGAAGACACAATAGAATTACATTAG
- a CDS encoding class I SAM-dependent methyltransferase, whose amino-acid sequence MDKVRETFDKWAQNGKAEHMEEEHGKNVLKFLKSISFDKPFTFLDVGCGNGWVVRKITKEKFCKKSIGIDKSKKMIIQAKKKTESKKEEYIHTDIESMNYRGRFNFIFSMESLYYADSIEIALEKIFKLLKPGGQFFCGTDFYTDNKATARWAGIMKIQMHLHSKKEWREFFKKAGFNVKTKNVKDLNNKKKWKREHGTLFIIGTKPKK is encoded by the coding sequence ATGGATAAAGTTAGAGAAACTTTTGATAAATGGGCTCAAAATGGAAAAGCAGAACATATGGAAGAAGAGCATGGGAAAAACGTTTTAAAATTTTTAAAATCAATATCATTTGATAAACCATTTACATTTTTAGATGTAGGTTGTGGAAATGGATGGGTAGTAAGAAAAATTACAAAAGAAAAGTTTTGTAAAAAATCCATCGGTATAGATAAAAGTAAAAAAATGATCATTCAGGCTAAAAAAAAGACAGAGAGTAAAAAAGAAGAATATATTCACACAGACATAGAATCTATGAATTATAGAGGAAGATTTAATTTTATTTTTTCTATGGAATCACTTTACTATGCAGACTCTATTGAAATTGCACTTGAGAAAATATTCAAATTGTTAAAACCAGGAGGGCAATTTTTCTGTGGAACTGATTTTTACACAGATAACAAAGCAACAGCAAGATGGGCAGGAATAATGAAAATCCAGATGCATCTACATTCAAAAAAAGAATGGAGAGAATTTTTCAAAAAAGCAGGCTTTAATGTAAAAACCAAAAATGTCAAAGATTTGAACAACAAAAAGAAATGGAAAAGAGAACACGGCACTTTGTTCATCATAGGCACAAAACCTAAAAAGTAA
- the cofD gene encoding 2-phospho-L-lactate transferase, which yields MITVLAGGTGSVKLVRGLVSQESKVNVISNVGDNYWLYGLYVCPDIDTIVYGLADLLDQERGWGMKKDTFNFLRQMEVFGEETWFRVGDRDAATHLIRTNMLKNGKNLSDITKWMCEKFAVSANIIPVTDNSIETRITTDKGELHLQEYHVKHRGKDPIEGIQYIGADKARPNPEAINAIHDADMVILAPGNPLTSIGPMLQIKGIRKELSKIKKKVVAVSPLIGDNAISGPAAKYMQAAGIESNAYGLAKMYSDVCANIIVDSKDKMLVKKIQSLDMKVFETKITMKNKIAEDALANFILKQVHV from the coding sequence ATGATAACAGTCTTAGCAGGTGGAACAGGTTCAGTCAAGCTAGTCCGAGGATTAGTGTCTCAAGAATCCAAAGTCAACGTAATTAGTAACGTTGGAGATAATTATTGGCTATACGGACTTTATGTCTGTCCAGATATCGATACTATCGTATACGGTTTAGCAGATTTACTTGATCAAGAACGAGGATGGGGAATGAAAAAGGACACATTCAACTTTTTACGACAAATGGAAGTTTTTGGTGAAGAGACATGGTTTAGAGTAGGAGACAGAGATGCAGCCACTCATTTGATTAGAACAAACATGTTGAAAAACGGAAAGAATCTAAGTGACATTACAAAATGGATGTGTGAGAAATTTGCAGTGAGTGCAAACATCATACCAGTTACAGATAACAGTATTGAAACAAGAATTACCACAGACAAAGGAGAATTACATTTACAAGAATACCATGTCAAACACAGAGGTAAAGATCCAATTGAAGGGATTCAATATATCGGAGCAGACAAAGCTCGTCCAAATCCAGAGGCAATAAATGCAATCCATGATGCAGACATGGTAATTTTAGCACCAGGAAATCCATTAACATCAATTGGTCCAATGTTACAGATTAAAGGAATTAGAAAAGAATTATCAAAAATAAAGAAAAAAGTGGTTGCAGTCAGTCCATTGATTGGCGATAATGCAATTAGTGGACCTGCAGCAAAATACATGCAGGCTGCAGGAATTGAATCAAATGCTTATGGATTAGCAAAGATGTATTCCGACGTATGTGCAAACATCATTGTAGATTCAAAAGACAAGATGTTAGTAAAGAAAATTCAAAGTTTAGACATGAAGGTTTTTGAAACAAAGATCACTATGAAAAATAAAATTGCTGAAGACGCATTAGCAAATTTCATTTTAAAACAAGTACACGTGTAA
- a CDS encoding DUF367 family protein, translating to MKLQVLMFYQDDPKKCTAAKMVKFGLAQNIKKIGSKGLVLDPFSEKTLLPKDKSIINTIIGIDCSWNLVDQAFSKKFSGIKRKLPPLLAGNPVNYSKLNKLTTVEALAASLFILGSRDQALELLNKFKWGHTFYELNQNLLEEYSKLENESQIDLILKDYGLI from the coding sequence ATGAAATTACAAGTATTAATGTTCTATCAAGACGATCCAAAAAAATGCACTGCTGCCAAAATGGTAAAATTTGGTCTTGCACAAAACATTAAAAAAATTGGCTCTAAGGGATTAGTGTTAGATCCATTTTCTGAAAAAACTTTACTTCCTAAAGATAAATCCATAATTAATACCATAATTGGTATTGATTGCTCTTGGAATTTGGTAGATCAGGCATTCTCAAAAAAATTTTCTGGCATCAAAAGAAAACTACCTCCATTACTTGCGGGGAATCCTGTGAATTATTCGAAATTAAATAAATTAACTACTGTTGAGGCATTGGCTGCATCTTTATTCATTTTAGGTTCTAGAGATCAGGCTTTAGAATTACTTAACAAATTCAAATGGGGTCATACTTTTTATGAATTAAATCAAAATCTTTTAGAAGAATATTCTAAACTTGAAAATGAATCACAAATAGATTTAATTTTAAAAGATTATGGTTTAATTTAA
- a CDS encoding transcription initiation factor IIB: protein MVKTTNPKDKCPRCGKGTLVTDANTGENFCGKCGFVITDKVEESGPEWRSFSNEGENKSRAGVPTSLAMHDMGLATVINPQNRDATGKPLTAAMKSTIERLRTWDSRSQVHEPVDRNFRQAFSELDRLKDKLAVGDSVIEKAAYIYRKALEKGLVRGRSISALIASALYAACRDTETPRTLKDIGQASNIKRKDIARCYRLLLRELNLKMPVVDPVKCISRIASKAGLSEKTKRKATKILQTAEEQKISAGKDPMGLAAAALYVACVTNGENKTQRDVAEAAGVTEVTIRNRYKGLKVALNL from the coding sequence ATGGTTAAAACAACTAATCCAAAAGACAAATGTCCCAGATGTGGAAAGGGTACTCTAGTTACAGATGCCAATACAGGAGAAAATTTCTGTGGAAAATGTGGTTTTGTAATCACAGACAAAGTAGAAGAATCAGGGCCCGAATGGAGGTCATTTTCTAACGAAGGGGAGAATAAAAGCAGAGCAGGGGTTCCAACATCACTTGCAATGCACGATATGGGGTTAGCCACAGTAATCAATCCACAAAATAGAGACGCCACGGGTAAACCACTAACTGCAGCAATGAAAAGCACTATTGAAAGATTAAGAACATGGGATAGTAGAAGCCAAGTTCATGAACCAGTTGACAGAAACTTTAGACAAGCATTTAGTGAATTAGACAGATTAAAGGATAAATTAGCAGTAGGCGATTCAGTTATTGAAAAAGCAGCTTACATTTACAGAAAAGCTTTAGAGAAAGGATTAGTTAGGGGCCGTTCCATTTCAGCATTGATTGCATCAGCGCTTTATGCAGCATGCAGGGATACTGAAACGCCAAGGACACTAAAAGACATAGGTCAAGCAAGCAACATTAAGCGTAAAGACATTGCAAGGTGTTACAGATTATTACTTCGAGAATTAAATTTGAAGATGCCAGTAGTTGATCCGGTAAAATGCATTTCGCGAATTGCAAGTAAAGCAGGGTTATCTGAAAAAACAAAAAGAAAAGCAACTAAAATTCTTCAAACAGCTGAAGAGCAAAAAATATCAGCAGGTAAAGATCCAATGGGATTGGCAGCTGCTGCACTTTATGTAGCATGTGTTACAAACGGTGAAAATAAAACTCAAAGAGATGTTGCAGAAGCTGCAGGAGTCACAGAAGTAACAATTAGAAATAGATACAAAGGATTGAAGGTAGCACTAAACCTCTAA
- a CDS encoding DUF2070 family protein: protein MEKAPDDVSNIHNRFSLTLVNPGSKYFSLVVSMVVASVTVLAIYFGYLSNLGFEENWYRLPIVLGVLALTQLLDTRFSKKKEYSKSLHSSLFANMLWTVTLLMGILSSIVLSKDIEPFFIVFGLLLFASFRIGIYTTTLGASLKKAWAICFIQPVAMYLVLIPQDLWVSILSEPIGLGYGVSFMIIASVWSVVTDRAGRPAMASTHKTIQAYLASQGNDFEDAEELMEQRSNETKVSTSQIKFSMDNGDKEFRIILPEIHPGPYHPVGGSNIPYLIYKNLSSSAMVMHSISNHTLNLPSRNEVEKYLHNLENTKVKDEGIKCTEPVIVQINKSRVTGLLFGNNPLLFLSLSPHGMEDIPDYIKTEIEQYANNKNYSQTMIVDCHNAMGEEISKEDGEDMLKAAKSCLDTLISKNSFPIELGYANTDQMDVWTEDLGMGGLGIICLNINNKKYFLGWADANNMENGIREKIIDIFAKEGCQLLEICTSDTHYAPVKARNRNGYYQLGLITSAEKLAKWFLTIAKSAEANITTVKFEILENETNVKVMGQGIYEDYSKALDNSLKITKGFVIGGVVFFVTSLFL from the coding sequence ATGGAAAAAGCTCCAGATGATGTTTCAAATATACACAATAGATTTTCCCTTACTCTAGTAAATCCAGGATCAAAGTATTTTTCACTTGTTGTTTCAATGGTTGTAGCATCAGTAACGGTTTTAGCAATATATTTTGGCTATTTGAGTAATCTAGGTTTTGAAGAAAACTGGTATAGATTACCAATAGTTTTAGGAGTTTTAGCTTTAACACAATTACTAGATACAAGATTTTCAAAGAAAAAAGAATACTCAAAATCTTTGCATTCATCTCTTTTTGCAAACATGTTGTGGACAGTTACACTGTTGATGGGTATACTTTCAAGCATTGTCTTATCAAAAGATATTGAACCATTTTTCATAGTATTCGGATTATTGCTTTTTGCCAGTTTTAGAATTGGTATTTACACTACAACTCTAGGGGCGAGTCTCAAAAAAGCATGGGCAATATGCTTTATCCAACCAGTAGCAATGTATCTTGTATTAATTCCACAAGATTTGTGGGTTTCAATACTTAGTGAACCAATAGGTTTAGGATACGGCGTATCATTTATGATAATTGCAAGTGTATGGTCAGTTGTTACAGATAGAGCTGGGAGACCGGCAATGGCAAGTACACATAAAACAATTCAAGCATATCTTGCGTCTCAAGGAAATGATTTTGAAGATGCAGAAGAACTAATGGAACAGCGCTCAAATGAAACCAAAGTATCAACATCACAAATCAAATTTTCGATGGATAATGGAGATAAAGAATTCAGAATTATATTGCCAGAAATTCATCCAGGACCATATCATCCAGTAGGTGGAAGCAATATCCCCTACCTAATTTACAAGAATTTGTCATCATCAGCCATGGTTATGCATAGCATATCAAATCACACATTAAATCTCCCATCAAGAAATGAAGTTGAAAAATATCTACATAATTTAGAGAACACCAAAGTAAAAGATGAGGGCATCAAATGCACAGAACCAGTAATTGTTCAAATTAACAAATCAAGAGTTACAGGTTTACTTTTTGGAAACAATCCATTATTATTTTTATCATTATCCCCACATGGAATGGAAGATATTCCAGATTATATAAAAACAGAAATTGAACAATATGCAAACAACAAAAATTATTCACAAACAATGATTGTTGATTGTCATAATGCGATGGGGGAGGAAATTTCAAAGGAAGATGGTGAAGACATGCTAAAAGCTGCAAAATCTTGTTTAGATACATTAATTTCAAAAAATAGTTTCCCAATTGAATTAGGCTATGCAAATACGGATCAAATGGATGTATGGACAGAAGATTTAGGAATGGGGGGTCTTGGAATTATTTGTCTCAATATTAATAATAAAAAATATTTTCTGGGATGGGCAGATGCAAATAACATGGAAAATGGAATTAGAGAAAAAATCATAGATATTTTTGCAAAGGAAGGCTGCCAACTGTTAGAAATATGTACGTCTGATACTCATTATGCACCAGTTAAAGCAAGAAATAGAAACGGATACTATCAATTAGGATTAATTACAAGTGCAGAAAAACTTGCAAAATGGTTCCTTACAATTGCAAAGAGTGCAGAGGCCAACATCACTACAGTAAAATTTGAAATTTTAGAAAATGAGACAAATGTCAAAGTAATGGGTCAAGGGATCTATGAAGACTACTCCAAGGCATTAGATAATTCATTGAAAATCACCAAGGGATTTGTAATAGGAGGAGTAGTCTTTTTTGTTACTAGTCTGTTCCTATAG
- a CDS encoding CPBP family intramembrane glutamic endopeptidase, protein MQLQNPNKIIQSIGIPFTALLSVVFGLLLVSFPIGIYVIFETNVGGDINFEYPLTHLDLFVGTDFYKSSLDVSIGDAFVVLWIFYLVLFVIAILGPRHNFFKTLSPIISFGKYDTRVNYMIGITKWFSILILISTLINYVQQGIGLEIVPPLAENNLIQFFYVSLAPLLEEFGFRLILIGVPLFALYSTKSSLKYFVKCLWSPANLDIYDAKKAFLLIIFVGVLFGFAHIAFGDSWSTGKFAQAAASGIILGWVYIRYGFVVSLLIHWAANYFVFSYANFISQINVISIEDAFSHSLMSTLEILLLVTGIFSICILFVNRFYSKKESTLEV, encoded by the coding sequence GTGCAATTGCAAAATCCAAATAAAATAATTCAGTCTATTGGAATCCCATTCACTGCATTACTTTCAGTAGTTTTTGGTTTACTTTTAGTTTCATTCCCAATTGGAATTTACGTAATTTTTGAAACTAATGTCGGAGGTGATATTAATTTTGAATATCCTTTAACTCATTTGGATCTTTTTGTTGGTACTGATTTTTACAAATCCTCTCTTGATGTTAGTATAGGTGATGCATTTGTTGTGCTGTGGATATTTTACCTTGTTCTTTTTGTTATTGCTATTCTTGGACCTCGTCATAATTTTTTTAAAACCCTTTCACCCATTATTTCATTTGGAAAATATGATACACGTGTAAATTACATGATTGGAATTACTAAATGGTTTTCAATTTTAATTTTAATCTCGACTCTGATAAACTATGTTCAGCAAGGGATTGGCCTTGAAATTGTACCTCCTTTGGCTGAAAATAATTTAATCCAGTTTTTTTATGTAAGTTTAGCTCCTCTTCTTGAAGAGTTTGGGTTTCGTCTAATCTTAATTGGTGTTCCGTTATTTGCTCTCTATTCTACAAAGTCTTCTTTGAAATATTTTGTTAAATGTTTGTGGAGTCCTGCTAATTTGGATATTTATGATGCAAAAAAAGCATTTCTTTTAATTATTTTTGTTGGTGTTCTTTTTGGATTTGCACATATAGCATTTGGTGATTCTTGGAGTACTGGTAAATTTGCCCAAGCTGCGGCTAGTGGAATAATTCTGGGTTGGGTATACATTCGATATGGTTTTGTTGTTTCTCTCTTGATTCATTGGGCTGCAAATTACTTTGTTTTTTCATATGCGAATTTTATTTCTCAGATTAATGTAATTTCTATTGAAGATGCATTTTCACATTCTCTAATGTCCACTTTAGAAATTTTACTGCTTGTGACGGGTATTTTTTCAATATGTATTTTATTTGTAAATAGATTTTATTCTAAAAAAGAGTCTACCTTAGAGGTTTAG
- the cofC gene encoding 2-phospho-L-lactate guanylyltransferase yields MKIAAIIPVKTFLNAKTRLDLSQQQVEELCKVMLEEILHTLSISPQIEKTVVVTKEAKAIEIGKKFNTVTIIDEKEESVNSAVALADKYLLENNFNASIVFPQDIPFIKTQDIDFMLNYKMHPNFAIIVPSRRFDGTNALVRMPIDLMETHYDEDSYKIHMNTAKEHTLNVAMVFVKRIMWDVDNMEDLKFLLEQNEKPEISEKIRKIIALK; encoded by the coding sequence TTGAAAATAGCTGCAATTATTCCTGTAAAGACTTTCTTAAATGCTAAAACCCGTTTAGATTTATCTCAACAACAGGTTGAAGAATTATGTAAAGTGATGTTAGAAGAAATTTTACACACTTTGTCAATTTCACCACAAATTGAAAAAACAGTAGTGGTAACTAAAGAAGCAAAAGCAATCGAGATAGGAAAAAAATTCAATACAGTTACAATCATCGATGAAAAAGAAGAGAGTGTCAACAGTGCAGTGGCTTTAGCTGACAAATATCTTTTGGAAAATAACTTTAATGCATCAATAGTATTTCCTCAAGATATCCCATTTATCAAAACTCAAGATATCGATTTTATGTTAAACTACAAGATGCACCCCAATTTTGCAATAATTGTCCCTTCTAGAAGATTTGATGGTACCAATGCCTTGGTAAGAATGCCAATAGATTTGATGGAGACTCATTACGATGAAGATAGTTATAAAATTCACATGAACACTGCAAAAGAGCACACACTCAATGTTGCAATGGTATTTGTGAAAAGAATAATGTGGGATGTAGATAACATGGAAGATCTCAAATTCTTACTAGAACAAAATGAAAAACCAGAGATATCAGAAAAAATTAGAAAAATTATAGCGTTAAAATAA